In Betaproteobacteria bacterium, the following are encoded in one genomic region:
- the mutL gene encoding DNA mismatch repair endonuclease MutL encodes MIRVLPDLLISQIAAGEVVERPASALKELIENSLDAGARRISVDLAEGGSKLLRVSDDGAGITREDLPLALARHATSKISHLTDLERVTSFGFRGEALASIASVSHVRVVSRRGDDRHAWQIEASGGSLAAPAPAAGAPGTTVEVRDLYFNTPARRKFLRTAATECGHCEEAFLRAALARPDVALSLVHNGRANWSLAAQDSDARVRAVLGDEFAANALPVAERAGVLALTGWIALPTAAAGRPAQYLFVNGRFVRDKVIGHALREAYADVLHHASAPGYVLFVEIEPELVDVNVHPTKIEVRFREARAVHQFVFHALHRMLSRTTAGAAPAASAPLPSFAAAGPVTTTGEQAHIPLVAAQPLALYEMLSTRAPEQHTAPPTAGSAPPLGYAIGQLLGIYILAQNEAGLVIVDMHAAHERILYEKLKRAVDERAIARQALMMPVSFSADPLEVATVEEQGDALRSLGFDVAVLGPRELAVRELPAALRDADAGALARELIREVRQFGGTRVAEERRNELLATMACHGAVRANRSLTLPEMNALLREMEATERSAQCNHGRPTWRQITLAELDRLFLRGR; translated from the coding sequence GTGATCCGCGTTCTCCCCGATCTCCTGATCAGCCAGATCGCCGCTGGCGAAGTGGTCGAGCGGCCCGCCTCCGCGCTCAAGGAGCTCATCGAGAACAGCCTCGACGCGGGTGCCCGCAGGATCTCCGTGGATCTCGCGGAGGGCGGATCGAAGCTGCTGCGCGTGAGCGACGACGGCGCCGGCATCACACGCGAGGACCTCCCGCTCGCCCTTGCACGCCATGCGACGAGCAAGATCTCCCACCTCACCGACCTCGAACGCGTGACGAGCTTCGGCTTTCGCGGCGAGGCGCTGGCGAGCATCGCGTCGGTGTCGCACGTGCGCGTCGTGAGCCGTCGCGGCGACGACCGTCACGCGTGGCAGATCGAGGCCTCGGGCGGATCGCTCGCGGCACCGGCGCCCGCGGCAGGCGCGCCCGGCACGACGGTGGAAGTGCGTGACCTCTACTTCAATACGCCGGCGCGGCGCAAGTTCCTCCGCACCGCGGCCACCGAGTGCGGGCACTGCGAGGAAGCCTTCCTGCGCGCCGCGCTGGCGCGGCCCGACGTGGCGCTCTCGCTTGTTCACAACGGGCGTGCGAACTGGTCGCTCGCCGCGCAGGACAGTGACGCCCGCGTGCGCGCCGTGCTGGGCGATGAATTCGCCGCCAACGCGCTGCCGGTAGCCGAACGCGCGGGCGTTCTGGCACTCACGGGCTGGATCGCGCTGCCGACCGCGGCCGCCGGGCGCCCTGCGCAATATCTGTTCGTGAACGGGCGCTTCGTGCGCGACAAGGTGATCGGCCACGCGCTGCGCGAGGCGTATGCCGACGTGCTGCACCATGCCAGCGCACCGGGCTACGTCCTGTTCGTGGAAATCGAGCCCGAGCTGGTGGACGTGAATGTGCACCCGACGAAGATCGAGGTGCGCTTTCGCGAAGCACGGGCGGTGCATCAGTTCGTCTTCCACGCATTGCATCGCATGCTCTCGCGGACCACGGCAGGCGCCGCCCCCGCCGCCAGTGCGCCCTTGCCCTCGTTTGCAGCCGCCGGACCTGTCACGACAACCGGCGAACAGGCGCACATCCCTCTCGTGGCGGCGCAACCGCTGGCGCTCTACGAGATGCTGTCCACGCGCGCGCCCGAGCAGCACACCGCGCCGCCGACAGCGGGCAGTGCCCCGCCGCTCGGCTACGCCATTGGCCAGTTGCTCGGCATCTACATCCTGGCGCAGAACGAGGCCGGCCTCGTCATCGTCGACATGCACGCAGCGCACGAGCGCATTCTCTACGAGAAGTTGAAGCGCGCGGTGGACGAGCGAGCGATCGCCCGGCAGGCGCTCATGATGCCGGTCAGCTTCAGCGCGGATCCGCTCGAGGTCGCAACGGTCGAGGAACAGGGCGACGCGCTGCGCTCGCTCGGCTTCGACGTCGCGGTGCTGGGGCCGCGGGAGCTCGCGGTGCGGGAGCTGCCGGCAGCGCTGCGCGACGCCGACGCTGGGGCGCTCGCGCGCGAACTCATTCGCGAGGTGCGGCAGTTCGGCGGCACGCGCGTGGCGGAAGAGCGCCGCAACGAGCTCCTCGCGACGATGGCGTGTCACGGCGCCGTGCGCGCGAACCGCAGCCTAACGCTGCCCGAGATGAACGCCCTCCTGCGCGAGATGGAGGCGACCGAGCGCTCCGCGCAGTGCAATCACGGCCGTCCCACCTGGCGGCAGATCACCCTCGCCGAACTGGACCGGTTGTTCCTGAGAGGAAGGTGA
- a CDS encoding Re/Si-specific NAD(P)(+) transhydrogenase subunit alpha, which translates to MALVIGVPKETAAGEKRVATVPEVVEKLRKLGFSVAVESGAGDPANFSDDTYRAAGAEVVAGAAALWAKADLVFKVRAPSPEEVALMHEGQTLISFIWPAQNPDLMKQLAARKVTVLAMDSLPRMLSRAQKMDALTSMAGISGYRAVIEAANAFGRFFNGQVTAAGKIPPAKVFIAGAGVAGLAAIGTAANLGAIVRANDTRAEVADQVVSLGGEFVKVDYEEEGSGGGGYAKVMSEGFQAAQRAMYAQQAKDADIIITTALIPGKPAPKLITAEMVQSMKPGSVIVDMAAEQGGNCELTVPGQAVVRHGVTIIGYTDLVSRLARQSSTLYSNNLLRLTEELCKTKDGIIDVNMEDDAIRGLTVIKDGSVTWPPPAPKLPAPPPAAAKPAAAKAAPSPAHGHGGGGAPASGKSTAIVFAVAAVVFWFIGAHAPAAFLAHFTVFVLACFIGYMVIWNVTPALHTPLMSVTNAISSIIAIGALVQVAPPIAADAADRPVGWIIGLAVISIALVAINMFGGFAVTQRMLEMFRK; encoded by the coding sequence ATGGCTCTGGTCATTGGCGTGCCGAAGGAAACGGCAGCGGGCGAAAAGCGCGTTGCCACGGTGCCCGAAGTCGTCGAGAAGTTGCGGAAGCTCGGCTTCTCGGTAGCGGTGGAAAGCGGCGCGGGAGACCCCGCCAATTTCAGCGATGACACGTACCGCGCTGCCGGCGCTGAAGTGGTGGCCGGAGCAGCCGCGCTGTGGGCGAAGGCGGACCTCGTGTTCAAGGTGCGCGCACCGAGCCCCGAGGAAGTCGCCCTGATGCACGAGGGCCAGACCCTGATCAGTTTCATCTGGCCCGCGCAGAATCCCGATCTGATGAAACAGCTCGCGGCGCGCAAGGTCACCGTGCTCGCCATGGACTCGCTGCCGCGCATGCTGAGCCGCGCACAGAAGATGGACGCGCTCACTTCGATGGCCGGCATCAGCGGCTACCGCGCGGTGATCGAGGCCGCCAATGCCTTCGGCCGCTTCTTCAACGGCCAGGTCACCGCCGCCGGCAAGATCCCGCCGGCCAAGGTGTTCATCGCCGGCGCCGGTGTCGCCGGTCTTGCCGCCATCGGCACCGCCGCGAACCTGGGCGCGATCGTGCGCGCCAACGACACGCGCGCCGAGGTCGCCGACCAGGTGGTGTCGCTGGGCGGCGAATTCGTCAAGGTCGATTACGAGGAAGAAGGCTCCGGCGGCGGCGGCTACGCCAAGGTGATGAGCGAGGGCTTCCAGGCCGCGCAGCGCGCCATGTACGCACAGCAAGCCAAGGACGCCGACATCATCATCACCACTGCGCTGATCCCGGGCAAGCCGGCGCCCAAGCTCATCACCGCCGAGATGGTGCAGAGCATGAAGCCGGGCAGCGTGATCGTCGACATGGCGGCCGAGCAGGGTGGCAACTGCGAGCTCACCGTACCCGGCCAGGCCGTGGTGCGGCACGGCGTGACCATCATCGGCTACACCGATCTGGTGAGCCGCCTCGCCAGGCAGTCGTCGACGCTGTACTCGAACAACCTGCTGCGCCTGACCGAGGAACTCTGCAAGACCAAGGACGGCATCATCGACGTCAACATGGAGGACGACGCCATCCGCGGCCTGACGGTGATCAAGGATGGCAGCGTCACCTGGCCACCACCCGCGCCCAAGCTCCCCGCGCCACCACCGGCCGCTGCCAAGCCGGCCGCAGCCAAGGCTGCGCCGTCGCCCGCGCACGGCCACGGTGGCGGCGGTGCGCCGGCATCCGGCAAGAGCACGGCGATCGTGTTTGCCGTCGCCGCCGTGGTGTTCTGGTTCATCGGCGCGCACGCGCCCGCCGCGTTCCTCGCCCACTTCACGGTGTTCGTGCTGGCCTGCTTCATCGGCTACATGGTGATCTGGAACGTGACGCCGGCGCTGCACACCCCGCTCATGAGCGTCACCAACGCGATCTCCAGCATCATCGCCATCGGTGCGCTGGTGCAGGTTGCTCCCCCGATCGCGGCCGACGCCGCCGACCGCCCCGTGGGCTGGATCATCGGGCTCGCGGTAATCAGCATCGCGCTCGTCGCGATCAACATGTTCGGCGGCTTCGCCGTCACCCAGCGCATGCTGGAAATGTTCCGCAAATAG
- a CDS encoding BrnT family toxin, translating into MNFDWDSKKAHSNFRKHRVSFDEAATVFLDAHAVSGPDPDHSVAEERYITFGHSRLGRLLAVCHTYRPGTIRIISARRVTRGERKIYEEG; encoded by the coding sequence ATGAACTTCGACTGGGATTCGAAGAAAGCGCACAGCAACTTCCGGAAGCACAGAGTCTCATTCGATGAAGCGGCCACCGTTTTCCTCGACGCGCACGCCGTGTCAGGTCCTGACCCGGACCATTCTGTCGCCGAAGAGCGGTATATTACGTTCGGTCACTCACGGCTCGGCCGGTTGCTTGCCGTCTGCCACACATACCGGCCTGGAACAATTCGAATCATCAGTGCGCGTCGCGTGACGCGAGGTGAAAGGAAGATTTATGAAGAAGGCTAA
- the pntB gene encoding Re/Si-specific NAD(P)(+) transhydrogenase subunit beta — MSASLATVSYIGATILFILSLGGLSHPESSRRGNLYGMIGMTIAVLATLLGPQVTSSGYGWIIAAMVVGATIGLYAARVVKMTQMPELVALMHSLVGLAAVLVGYANYIDPAAAGQFSGAEKTIHEIEIYIGILIGAVTFSGSIIAFGKLSGKISGKPMLLPARHWINLIGLLVVIWFGWKFVNTHAVADGMTPLIVMTVIALLFGIHMVMAIGGADMPVVVSMLNSYSGWAAAATGFMLSNDLLIVTGALVGSSGAILSYIMCRAMNRHFVAVIAGGFGTEGGKPAAAGGAQPAGEVVSVSATETAELLRDAKNVIIVPGYGMAVAQAQHTVFEITKYLREKGVNVRFGIHPVAGRMPGHMNVLLAEAKVPYDIVLEMDEINEDFPDTDVAMVIGANDIVNPAAQDDPTSPIAGMPVLEVWKGKTSVVMKRSMASGYAGVDNPLFYKENNRMLFGDAKKMLDEVLTSLKS; from the coding sequence ATGTCTGCAAGTCTTGCAACCGTCTCCTACATCGGAGCGACCATTCTCTTCATCCTGAGCCTGGGCGGGCTGTCGCATCCCGAGAGCTCGCGCCGCGGCAATCTGTACGGCATGATCGGCATGACCATCGCCGTGCTGGCGACGCTGCTCGGACCGCAGGTCACGTCAAGCGGCTACGGCTGGATCATCGCTGCGATGGTGGTGGGTGCGACGATCGGGCTGTACGCGGCGCGCGTCGTCAAGATGACCCAGATGCCGGAACTGGTCGCGCTGATGCACAGCCTGGTGGGTCTCGCGGCGGTGCTCGTCGGCTATGCCAACTACATCGATCCGGCGGCGGCCGGGCAGTTCAGCGGAGCCGAGAAGACCATCCACGAGATCGAGATCTACATCGGCATCCTGATCGGCGCAGTGACGTTCTCCGGTTCGATCATCGCCTTCGGCAAGCTCTCGGGCAAGATCAGCGGCAAGCCGATGCTGCTGCCTGCGCGCCATTGGATCAACCTGATCGGTCTGCTGGTGGTCATCTGGTTCGGTTGGAAGTTCGTTAACACGCACGCCGTGGCGGACGGCATGACGCCGCTCATCGTCATGACCGTGATTGCGCTGCTCTTCGGCATCCACATGGTGATGGCGATCGGCGGTGCCGACATGCCCGTGGTCGTGTCGATGCTGAACAGCTACTCCGGGTGGGCGGCCGCGGCCACCGGTTTCATGCTGTCGAACGATCTGCTGATCGTCACCGGCGCGCTGGTTGGGTCCTCGGGTGCGATTCTCTCGTACATCATGTGCCGCGCCATGAACCGCCATTTCGTCGCGGTCATCGCGGGCGGCTTCGGCACCGAGGGCGGCAAGCCGGCCGCAGCCGGCGGCGCACAGCCGGCCGGGGAAGTCGTGTCGGTGAGCGCGACCGAGACTGCCGAACTGCTGCGCGACGCCAAGAACGTCATCATCGTGCCGGGCTACGGCATGGCGGTGGCGCAGGCCCAGCACACAGTGTTCGAGATCACCAAGTACCTGCGCGAGAAAGGGGTGAACGTGCGCTTCGGCATCCATCCCGTCGCCGGCCGGATGCCGGGTCACATGAACGTGCTGCTGGCCGAAGCCAAGGTGCCCTACGACATCGTGCTCGAGATGGACGAGATCAACGAGGACTTCCCGGACACCGATGTCGCCATGGTGATCGGAGCCAACGACATCGTGAACCCGGCGGCGCAGGACGACCCCACCAGCCCCATCGCGGGCATGCCGGTGTTGGAGGTATGGAAGGGGAAGACCTCGGTGGTCATGAAGCGCAGCATGGCCTCCGGCTACGCAGGCGTCGACAATCCGCTCTTCTACAAGGAGAACAACCGCATGCTGTTCGGCGACGCGAAGAAGATGCTGGACGAGGTGCTGACTTCGCTCAAGAGCTGA